One stretch of Toxoplasma gondii ME49 chromosome XI, whole genome shotgun sequence DNA includes these proteins:
- the AP2XI3 gene encoding AP2 domain transcription factor AP2XI-3 (encoded by transcript TGME49_310950) encodes MLSFLAHPVSSPGGSVADGAAIAAPASTSTSPDSQAAASTSCASPSGVPSSDCHRASTVPPSIAESPSSSSLSPASQMCGVAFNPADDTNSAGVSSSVASDTLPLESASVPCAAMESDPTAGTAALESAVLAASVGTPQAPAEDLSVPSKVLASEGAILFDGAAEKANATPAATENMPGFYSGVPDTANPCGPAGEPAETSAAPQTTSLNSTSALLSISSAFLGGTASDDATMKHVAALDLSGGLTKHQAAAAMAAMATAAGECSEGVLARLAAVLPLSAGAGRAPAKGAGALRSDAEAPAAADGAAVTGGVVVQAGTDAAGQPSGVACEAGSAQLVEPSGAGHAAAPVGGTEQAPPTASVSELLENLVKAEHQDADAAAALGAALKPPGGLVVPTLAYGAKKVADAAKGRLLTGAEQEGAATAPGALSTAQAASSSLDVFQGAPGSGMTALSAAASVDEATAAQAAASQTQATPDAAALGLQVPGSSTHPVSSLPPTSLASSGLVAPDAPGANSGVAVAAEAPGTESSSVASAGVSSGGVNAETSPEAASPLCQENAGVSCSQGPLGVLTGLMAAPPAAGVTPGDATETTSGGGAASEPASGAALAGVPEGEEAGAGAAAAGAASLSAGVLGATGADGLVASPTAAAATAAGMGFAMDNVTAALQAEQMQRLLAEFASSSDPYTAAVAMGGLGCPGLGAVVAGTAGAGSSSSSGVAGAGAAGLGGDVVVLDERQRQQQLLIPHEHQLAALTYLQSMEGMTDAVNGSLWMPGILGSRLGATGFFHSLYDFANTALAAAAVAAPAATAGRACAGATPEAATGSEVADADATGALAASTGRANRRGNQGVGRGRAAASAGVSDGLAAPGAVLGAATDAFTQGAADPTVVAGADAAAAAAAAAAAAWGVYGGIPSASGVVDAALGAEGAGDVGAAAPPVKRTRGRPRKRPAESPAVATSMVKQDPGQVGAVTPAPSGLEDQKAGIVPGAEGAAGAAGSPGAAALQRPRQQVGTTSAPKRYRRGTNNPDSGFPGVSWNSRMQAWLAFYVDKEGTRRSHTFKCNKFGGIETARVEAIDWLIRKRGELQAESEQQRQQAQLQQAQQAQQAQLQGAQAPSTHQLQAQLQRTQQLQQLQQLPFAHPTPDGRLMGLGVGPDQQSDLQLHQLLQEELLLQQQQQLLLQQHAEQQLHQHQGGAVLSALEALQPTADALVCAIGGLEKAAEESLVAQHTQAQAGVSSAEDAGDKVAVAAGVLEAQDEGTDALQAQGDLTQDVQSIIQAAGEASHEAWAGAAAAAGTELAGGEGGNGLGLEVCPEGAVLVPRPVSGTEEFLQNAELGETVGDILGGVLDSAAVDHSSVALGASVEEVATLGAEGEVPMMLAEAGEKQEAEPGATVVDGALGQ; translated from the exons ATGTTAAGCTTTCTGGCGCATCCGGTGAGTTCTCCAGGAGGTTCTGTGGCCGACGGTGCTGCGATTGCGGCGCCGGCTTCGACCTCGACGTCACCGGACTCGCAGGCAGCTGCTTCCACTTCTTGCGCGTCTCCCTCTGGAGTTCCTAGCTCAGACTGTCACAGGGCGAGCACTGTGCCTCCGTCTATAGCGGAGTCTCCTTcatcctcttccctctctcccgcgtcaCAGATGTGTGGAGTTGCGTTCAACCCGGCCGACGACACGAACAGTGCAGGCGTCTCGAGTTCTGTTGCTTCTGACACTCTCCCCTTGGAAAGCGCGTCTGTTCCGTGTGCCGCGATGGAGTCGGACCCGACCGCCGGCACTGCCGCGCTGGAGAGTGCAGTTCTCGCAGCAAGTGTCGGTACACCGCAAGCCCCTGCGGAAGACTTGAGTGTTCCATCCAAAGTCCTCGCGAGTGAGGGGGCGATTCTCTTCGACGGAGCTGCTGAAAAGGCCAACGCCACTCCTGCCGCGACTGAAAACATGCCTGGTTTCTATTCGGGTGTCCCCGACACCGCCAACCCCTGCGGCCCGGCTGGCGAGCCTGCGGAGACTTCTGCGGCGCCTCAAACCACATCTTTGAACTCGacttctgctcttctttcgATTTCCTCGGCATTTCTTGGGGGCACAGCTTCTGACGACGCCACGATGAAACATGTCGCCGCTCTAGACCTTTCCGGAGGCCTGACGAAGCATCAGGCCGCCGCAGCGATGGCAGCCATGGCCACCGCCGCCGGCGAGTGCTCAGAAGGCGTACTCGCGAGACTCGCAgccgtccttcccctctctgctgGTGCCGGCCGTGCTCCCGCCAAGGGCGCTGGTGCTCTACGAAGTGATGCCGAAGCGCCTGCGGCCGCAGACGGGGCTGCTGTGACTGGCGGAGTCGTGGTCCAAGCAGGTACGGACGCAGCAGGTCAACCGAGCGGCGTAGCTTGCGAGGCAGGGAGCGCCCAACTCGTTGAGCCCTCTGGGGCCGGACACGCAGCCGCGCCTGTCGGCGGAACAGAGCAGGCTCCCCCAACAGCTTCGGTCTCCGAACTTCTTGAAAATCTGGTGAAGGCGGAACAccaagacgcagacgcagcggCTGCTCTTGGCGCGGCGCTGAAACCACCGGGGGGCCTCGTGGTGCCGACCCTCGCCTACGGCGCGAAGAAAGTGGCCGACGCCGCCAAGGGCCGCCTGCTGACGGGTGCGGAACAAGAGGGCGCGGCGACTGCACCTGGAGCTCTCTCGACAGCGcaagctgcttcttcttctctcgacgtcTTTCAGGGTG CGCCCGGATCTGGAATGACG GCGTTGTCTGCGGCGGCCTCCGTTGACGAAGCCACGGCGGCACAAGCGGCAGCTTCCCAGACTCAGGCCACACCGGACGCAGCAGCCTTGGGGCTGCAAGTCCCCGGATCCTCTACACatcccgtctcttctctccctccgacgtctctcgcctcctcgggGCTTGTCGCTCCAGACGCGCCCGGCGCCAACTCCGGGGTCGCCGTAGCAGCCGAAGCCCCAGGAACGGAGTCGTCCAGTGTCGCTTCTGCAGGTGTTTCAAGCGGCGGCGTGAACGCGGAGACAAGTCCCGAGGCCGCGAGTCCTCTCTGCCAGGAGAACGCCGGGGTGTCGTGTTCGCAGGGCCCTCTGGGCGTCTTGACTGGCTTGATGGCTGCTCCCCCAGCCGCGGGCGTGACCCCCGGGgacgcgacggagacaacgAGTGGCGGCGGAGCGGCATCTGAGCCGGCATCCGGGGCGGCTTTGGCTGGCGTCCCTGAGGGCGAGGAAGCTGGTGCAGGTGCCGCTGCCGCTGGTgccgcctcgctctctgctggAGTCCTGGGGGCGACGGGCGCTGATGGCCTCGTCGCGAGCCCCACGGCGGCTGCCGCGACTGCGGCCGGCATGGGCTTCGCCATGGACAATGTGACAGCAGCGCTCCAGGCGGAGCAGATGCAGCGCCTCCTGGCAGAGTTCGCGTCCTCCAGCGATCCCTACACCGCAGCGGTGGCCATGGGTGGCTTGGGCTGTCCCGGCTTGGGCGCTGTGGTCGCGGGCACCGCGGGGGcgggaagcagcagcagcagtgGGGTGGCCGGCGCCGGAGCCGCTGGACTCGGGGGCGACGTGGTTGTCTTGgacgagcgacagagacagcagcagctCCTCATTCCACACGAACACCAACTCGCCGCTCTCACCTATCTCCAGAGCATGGAAGGCATGACTG ATGCAGTGAACGGTTCTCTTTGGATGCCGGGGATTCTCGGGAGCCGCCTCGGCGCAACTGGCTTCTTCCATTCGCTCTACGACTTTGCGAACACGGCCCTCGCTGCTGCAGCGGTCGCGGCTCCCGCCGCTACAGCCGGGCGGGCCTGCGCCGGGGCGACACCCGAAGCGGCAACTGGCTCAGAGGTGGCCGACGCCGACGCCACAGGCGCCCTCGCGGCCTCCACTGGCCGCGCTAATAGGCGCGGAAACCAAGGCGTAGGACGCGGGCGCGCGGCAGCGTCTGCTGGGGTCTCCGACGGTCTGGCCGCCCCTGGGGCAGTCTTGGGCGCGGCAACCGACGCCTTCACCCAGGGGGCTGCAGACCCGACAGTCGTCGCGGGAGCAGATGctgccgcagccgccgccgcagctgctgctgcagcctGGGGAGTCTACGGAGGAATCCCCTCTGCATCTGGCGTCGTCGACGCTGCCCTTGGAGCCGAAGGAGCGGGAGATGTCGGCGCTGCCGCCCCCCCGGTGAAACGAACCAG AGGCCGACCGCGCAAGCGCCCCGCAGAGAGTCCGGCAGTGGCGACGTCGATGGTGAAGCAAGACCCAGGACAAGTTGGAGCGGTGACTCCTGCGCCTTCAGGTCTTGAAGATCAGAAAGCTGGAATTGTTCCAGGGGCTGAAGGAGCCGCAGGCGCAGCGGGCAGCCCTGGAGCTGCGGCCCTCCAGCGACCGCGACAGCAGGTGGGGACGACTTCTGCGCCGAAGAGGTATCGCCGAGGCACCAACAACCCAGACAGTGGCTTCCCAGGCGTCTCCTGGAACAGTCGTATGCAGGCCTGGCTCGCGTTCTACGTGGACAAGGAAGGGACGCGACGCAGCCACACCTTCAAGTGCAACAAATTCGGAGGCATCGAG ACCGCCAGAGTGGAGGCAATTGATTGGTTGATTCGGAAGCGCGGAGAGCTGCAGGCGGAGAgcgagcagcagcggcagcaggCGCAACTCCAGCAGGCACAGCAGGCGCAGCAGGCACAGCTTCAGGGAGCGCAGGCGCCTTCAACTCATCAGCTTCAGGCACAGCTCCAACGGACGCAACAgttgcagcagctgcagcagcttccCTTCGCACATCCAACACCTGACGGGCGCCTCATGGGTTTGGGCGTCGGGCCAGACCAGCAGTCGGACCTGCAGCTGCATCAGCTCCTTCAAGAGGAACTGTTgcttcagcagcagcaacaACTGTTGCTCCAACAGCATgcagagcagcagctgcaccAGCACCAGGGCGGCGCAGTGCTGTCGGCGCTGGAGGCGCTGCAGCCGACCGCCGACGCGCTCGTCTGCGCGATCGGAGGCCTCGAGAAGGCCGCCGAGGAGTCCCTGGTCGCTCAGCACACCCAGGCCCAGGCGGGGGTGTCGTCGGCGGAAGACGCAGGGGACAAGGTTGCGGTCGCGGCGGGGGTTCTGGAGGCTCAGGACGAGGGGACGGACGCGCTGCAGGCTCAGGGTGATTTGACCCAGGACGTCCAGTCGATCATTCAGGCCGCGGGAGAAGCTTCTCATGAAGCGTGGGCTGGTgcggctgcagctgcggGGACCGAGTTGGCGGGAGGTGAGGGCGGGAACGGCCTGGGCCTGGAGGTTTGCCCAGAGGGCGCAGTCCTCGTCCCCAGGCCGGTGAGTGGAACTGAGGAGTTTTTGCAGAATGCAGAACTGGGAGAGACGGTCGGGGACATTCTCGGCGGGGTTCTCGACTCTGCCGCTGTCGACCACTCGAGTGTGGCTCTGGGCGCCAGCGTAGAGGAGGTCGCGACTCTTGGGGCTGAGGGAGAGGTCCCCATGATGTTGGCggaggctggagagaagcaagaagcaGAACCTGGTGCCACTGTTGTCGACGGCGCGCTCGGCCAGTGA
- a CDS encoding hypothetical protein (encoded by transcript TGME49_310930), giving the protein MGNTESTAAELHDNYLAVLKSVEGRLGQYPSRTLSPRSQSSGVDRSRARVRPEEAYRDPGKRGAGNRPRNLPSKGEKPSRSAHKSGSTSSVDQFNNGPGANRKHGKDSVQRRDDAPPQADQEHSSLQPADGKRRPAAKGETPNVESTATGSDWGDSAVNDFAEEDSCAVESPAHFKLQTKESGVKAPSPRLFPCETLYEVTSQIDLADEKTQVEDGELSSLPSSPTASAEVATDKPGEGRTATREDTRTGRSAEGDRGPCHTENQVDGADAKENESDNSHGESDQDLRRRSDGRGASSQRSRDEASNSGEPPSQSKPSQLSKQIRKKELAPEPLRAADIDLSSDVRVGASLKGGKGGKGDAEGDNVADLTAGFEGFSPYSPSYSLGFSQPSSKKAAKTTAENSKAHLPGGTRGSGNNTAVDRDACIYGNKKNHFPFLDEPALSLLVPFLFGRSLATCMTVCPHWFMKINRAMERMCGPATKGFQQMYSKYLEVWGSAVKLQPLQTVGDGGVRVDWVIFAKVLPECEGHILDISYTYSYISESSSSTARPVDEADKPAAGGKRDRGRQGEKRRSLSANFDEGVILSPCGQPCPTNMPSRVFTVSYSLAAGAAKSSRTLWMHRDLCRFHGDETGVAAMGSVSSVCVGDFVEVAVTVYNGGGRVALDKVKWLPARVEWRREAVSTRGVFNREICPLERCSPDWLPADQFRIMTTERLKAPEDFSPCLKHVKTEFSGMDVAVRKSTYRAVRQGSLGSAACRSWGFPCEILPQGVPVVCSLTRWGLQHDRFLSVQLREGDIIDYYMSQGGANA; this is encoded by the exons ATGGGCAACACGGAATCCACGGCCGCTGAGTTGCACGACAACTACTTGGCGGTTCTTAAAAGCGTCGAGGGTCGGTTGGGACAGTACCCAAGCCGAACGCTCTCCCCTCGGTCGCAGTCAAGCGGTGTGGATCGGTCTCGCGCGAGGGTACGCCCCGAGGAGGCGTACCGGGATCCTGGAAAACGGGGTGCTGGAAACCGCCCTCGCAACTTGCCATCCAAAGGCGAGAAGCCCTCTCGGTCTGCGCACAAGTCGGGATCCACTTCCTCAGTGGACCAGTTCAACAACGGGCCTGGTGCGAACCGGAAACACGGAAAGGACAGCGTCCAGCGGCGCGATGATGCCCCGCCACAAGCAGATCAGGAACACTCTTCGCTTCAACCAGCTGACGGCAAGCGCCGGCCTgccgcgaaaggagagactcCCAATGTGGAGTCGACTGCGACAGGATCCGACTGGGGAGACTCCGCTGTCAACGATTTTGCTGAAGAGGATAGCTGCGCCGTTGAGAGTCCAGCACACTTTAAGCTTCAGACGAAGGAGTCGGGTGTCAAGGCACCTTCGCcgcgcctcttcccctgtGAAACGCTGTATGAGGTCACTTCGCAGATAGACCTCGCGGATGAGAAAACGCAAGTCGAAGACGGAGAGCTCAGCTCTCTCCCGAGTTCCCCCACGGCCTCTGCAGAGGTCGCGACGGACAAGCCCGGGGAGGGACGGACGGCGACGCGGGAAGACACGCGGACTGGTCGGTCAGctgagggagacagagggcctTGCCATACAGAGAATCAGGTCGACGgagcagacgcgaaggagaatGAGTCAGACAACTCACACGGCGAGTCAGACCAAGACCTGCGACGTCGGAGCGACGGCCGCGGTGCATCCTCCCAGAGATCCAGGGACGAGGCCTCGAACAGTGGCGAGCCTCCGTCACAGTCGAAACCGTCGCAGCTTTCAAAGCAAATACGGAAGAAAGAACTCGCCCCGGAGCCTCTCCGCGCAGCAGATATCGACCTTTCCTCAGATGTCCGTGTCGGAGCCTCGTTGAAGGGGGGGAAGGgagggaagggagacgcTGAGGGTGATAATGTCGCCGACCTCACAGCTGGATTCGAGGGATTTTCGCCGTACTCGCCCTCCTACTCTCTTGGCTTCAGTCAGCCGTCGTCGAAGAAGGCTGCAAAAACGACAGCTGAAAACTCCAAAGCACACCTACCAGGAGGAACCCGCGGCAGCGGCAACAACACTGCTGTCGACCGGGACGCGTGCATCTacggaaacaagaaaaaccaCTTTCCCTTCCTCGACGAACCTGCCTTGTCACTGCTTGTACCATTTCTCTTCGGCAGAAGCCTCGCGACTTGCATGACCGTCTGTCCACACTGGTTCATGAAAATCAATCG gGCTATGGAACGCATGTGTGGGCCTGCCACAAAAGGTTTCCAGCAAATGTACTCAAAATACTTGGAAGTCTGGGGAAGCGCTGTCAAACTTCAGCCTCTCCAGACAGTTGGCGATGGCGGAGTCCGCGTGGACTGGGTGATTTTTGCCAAG GTCCTCCCGGAATGTGAAGGTCACATCCTTGACATATCGTATACCTATTCCTACATTTCCGAAAGTTCGAGTTCGACTGCTCGTCCGGTGGACGAAGCGGACAAGCCCGCGGCGGGTGGGAAGAGAGATCGCGGACggcaaggagaaaaaaggcgatCCCTTTCTGCCAACTTCGACGAAGGCGTCATTCTCTCTCCGTGCGGACAG ccttGCCCGACCAACATGCCTTCGCGCGTGTTCACGGTGTCTTACTCGCTGGCGGCGGGTGCGGCGAAGAGCAGCCGAACGCTTTGGATGCACCGAGACTTGTGCCGGTTCCACGGAGACGAGACTGGGGTCGCTGCCATGGGCTCCGTCTCAAGTGTCTGCGTAGGAGACTTCGTGGAAGTCGCTGTCACTGTGTACAACGGAGGCGGGCGCGTTGCTCTGGACAAAGTCAAGTGGCTGCCTGCGCGAGTCGAGTGGAGACGGGAGGCTGTTTCGACTCGCGGCGTCTTCAACAGAGAAATCTGTCCTCTCGAACGCTGCTCTCCCGACTGGCTTCCTGCAGACCAGTTCCGCATCATGACTACGGAACGCCTGAAGGCTCCAG AGGACTTCTCGCCGTGTTTGAAACATGTCAAGACAGAATTTTCCGGAATGGATGTCGCCGTTCGCAAATCAACATATCGAGCAGTCCGCCAAG GGTCGCTGGGATCAGCAGCGTGCCGGTCTTGGGGGTTCCCTTGTGAGATCCTTCCTCAAGGCGTCCCTGTTGTTTGCTCCCTGACGCGCTGGGGACTCCAGCATGATCGATTCCTCTCCGTTCAGCTGCGCGAG GGCGACATAATCGATTACTACATGAGTCAGGGCGGAGCCAATGCGTGA
- a CDS encoding vacuolar atp synthase subunit f, putative (encoded by transcript TGME49_310960): MHQFRCLARIKKHYCGGDTVENHSDKNKELQLEQIFAPATVCGLSRLRPAAGCSKVVLVSKILLVLAKMAPVLGRVQGTDLKVAVIGDEDTVAGFLMAGIGMRDGLGRTNFFIVDSKTKRQDVEDAFRTMTERPDIGIVLINQHVADDIRYMVDLHTKIIPTILEIPSKDKPYDPSKDSVMQRIKFFFGGELPTS, from the exons ATGCACCAATTTCGCTGTCTGGCGCGAATAAAA AAGCATTACTGTGGCGGGGATACAGTAGAAAATCATTCTGACAAGAACAAAGAATTGCAGTTGGAACAAATCTTCGCTCCAGCGACCGTTTGCGG CCTTAGTCGCTTGCGGCCAGCCGCGGGCTGCTCGAAGGTGGTTTTAGTTTCAAAgattcttctcgttctcgcaAAAATGGCTCCGGTACTGGGGCGCGTCCAGGGAACTGACCTAAAGGTTGCGGTTATTGGTGATGAG GATACTGTCGCTGGCTTCCTCATGGCCGGCATTGGCATGAGAGATGGACTTGGCAGGACAAATTTCTTCATCGTGGATTCCA aaacgaaacgacAAGATGTTGAAGACGCTTTTCGCACGATGACAGAGAGACCAGACATCGGCATCGTGCTCATCAACCAGCAC GTCGCTGACGACATCCGGTACATGGTCGATCTCCACACGAAAATTATCCCGACAATCTTGGAGATCCCCAGCAAAGACAAACCCTATGACCCGAGCAAG GACTCCGTTATGCAGCGCATCAAATTCTTCTTTGGAGGAGAACTTCCCACGTCGTGA
- a CDS encoding hypothetical protein (encoded by transcript TGME49_310940) gives MLTLCAAFGPQGKQKQRKSPRAINSPPAPGNPVSAPAFTRLGLSNAEQDPLRSSRLAKAKISVCLVSRQVIPPWRKGISEKSLAKRSHTTASLSSAFSSRTFSDGGLPGCRRRRRATKASNKLLFSTVCFRIWIKPKAICMQPACERARMQESVRTGFRSLTNEGQCSGKAIVGLQQNALEHASTPRACTP, from the coding sequence ATGCTGACCCTGTGCGCAGCCTTCGGTCCACagggaaagcagaaacagcgTAAATCACCACGCGCGATCAACTCCCCCCCGGCACCAGGAAACCCCGTAAGTGCTCCTGCCTTTACACGCCTGGGTTTGAGCAACGCGGAACAAGACCCGCTTCGCTCAAGCAGACTTGCGAAGGCAAAAATATCCGTGTGTTTGGTTAGCCGACAAGTGATACCGCCGTGGAGGAAAGGAATTTCCGAGAAATCTTTGGCAAAACGCTCGCACACGACGGCGTCGCTGAGCAGTGCCTTTTCGTCCCGCACCTTCTCGGACGGTGGCCTGCCTGGATGCCGCCGTCGGCGAAGAGCTACAAAAGCTTCAAACAAGTTGCTTTTCAGCACTGTTTGTTTCCGAATTTGGATTAAACCAAAGGCaatttgcatgcagcccgCATGCGAGAGAgcacgcatgcaggaaaGCGTAAGAACCGGTTTCCGATCCCTCACGAACGAAGGACAGTGTTCAGGAAAAGCCATTGTCGGGCTTCAGCAGAACGCCCTGGAACATGCAAGCACTCCGCGAGCGTGTACGCCCTAA